A window of Streptomyces gilvosporeus contains these coding sequences:
- a CDS encoding TniB family NTP-binding protein, translating into MTTWQGWHNFATTPPLAPPQLGDAPRSAEERLAYHSAFVTVRTPAIDTLATQVRTLMLLGRHQQTTARPSLIVTGPAAAGKTTALLEVGRTCHLAHTRKHPAPPGRTHQEVPVAYLLVPPGATAKTLATEFARYLGIPVTTRMTQAQITSAVCHTYTTAGVRLILIDEIHRLNPRTTTGAEAADLLKDLTERIRATFVYTGIDVAATPLFAGVRGAQLVGRASLITCGPLPARHGNSHPSTDFITDMEAALDLTQHNPGTLPSHASYLHQRTAGRIGSLIRQAAITAICDGTERITKKSLEAIQLDHLAEEHSRPRTRRPARTA; encoded by the coding sequence ATCACCACCTGGCAGGGCTGGCACAACTTCGCCACCACCCCGCCCCTCGCCCCGCCCCAGCTCGGCGACGCACCCCGCAGTGCCGAAGAACGCCTCGCCTACCACTCCGCGTTCGTCACCGTCCGCACCCCGGCCATCGACACCCTCGCCACCCAGGTCCGCACCCTGATGCTGCTCGGCCGCCACCAGCAGACCACCGCCCGGCCCTCACTGATCGTCACCGGCCCCGCCGCGGCCGGGAAAACGACCGCCCTCCTCGAAGTGGGGCGCACCTGCCACCTCGCCCACACCCGCAAACACCCCGCCCCGCCCGGACGCACCCACCAAGAGGTGCCGGTCGCCTACCTGCTGGTGCCGCCCGGCGCCACCGCCAAGACCCTCGCCACCGAATTCGCCCGCTACCTCGGCATCCCCGTCACCACTCGCATGACCCAGGCCCAGATCACCAGCGCCGTCTGCCACACCTACACCACCGCCGGTGTCCGTCTGATCCTCATCGACGAGATCCACCGCCTCAACCCGCGCACCACCACCGGCGCCGAAGCCGCCGACCTCCTCAAAGACCTCACCGAACGCATCAGAGCAACCTTCGTCTACACCGGCATCGACGTCGCCGCCACACCCCTGTTCGCCGGAGTCCGCGGCGCCCAACTCGTCGGCCGCGCCAGCCTCATCACCTGCGGCCCCCTCCCCGCCCGCCACGGAAACTCCCACCCCTCCACCGACTTCATCACCGACATGGAAGCCGCCCTCGACCTCACCCAGCACAACCCCGGCACACTCCCCAGCCACGCCTCCTACCTCCACCAGCGCACCGCCGGCCGCATCGGCAGCCTCATCCGCCAAGCAGCCATCACCGCCATCTGCGACGGCACCGAACGCATCACCAAAAAATCACTCGAAGCCATCCAGCTCGACCACCTCGCCGAAGAACACAGCCGCCCCCGCACCCGCCGACCGGCCAGAACTGCATGA